In Gracilinanus agilis isolate LMUSP501 chromosome 1, AgileGrace, whole genome shotgun sequence, the sequence gggtttaaaaagaaaagaaagaaagaaagaaaaatgaaaaacaaaacattttcttcaggAGAGCTATCTTGGATTGACATACCTTCCACTGTCAAAAGGAGGtaaacattatctcctttgataaaATCTCTGCTTTGCATCCGTTGGTGAGTTATGTAGACACTGGTTCCATAATCTGGACCCCTGTAATATGCTGTTCCATTGGGGAAAGTTGCTGGCACTCCTACTTTGGAAGGCTTGTCCCAATAAAAGTTTCCATTATCTGAAAAAGCAATTCATATTTATAGGTCAGGTCCAGGAAGTTCATGTTTTGTGAGGttagaaaaaataagcaaagatacAAAGGTCTATGCATGAAGTTAGAAAGGAAATTATGCATCTAAATGGTGCTTACAGCCTGGGATACTTTCTCTGCCAAATCTGTGAAGATTGTTACTGAATACTTGATGGCAGAGGAATACATAGCAGACAGAACTGATCCACTCCATAACTTAAACTGATGATCACCAGTGTGGTGTAAACTGAAGAGGTTCCAAAAATCCAATCCCAATTCATCTGTTCTACTGACCTACTTTACTTCCCATCACTGAAATTGCTTTTTTTAAGGACTTTCTGGAGACATGCCCATTTTAACTGGGTTAAGGATTCATTATGGCTGAGTAGCATATTAGTGCAGGTtacaatattttgtttaattaaattcatCAAATTAGTTGATTGACACTTGCTGGAGAACAAAGTTCCAAGGGAAtttgacatcaagaaaaaaaaatatattatgccAATGAAGTCTGGAAACAAGGGACCCAAGTCATCCGGGAATAATTATAGAATATCAGGTGAAGACCAAAAAGGaccaggaggaagggaagggaaggagagatcattaaaaaatatatattctgctACTTCTGGGACTGAGCTCCATCTTCCCCGACAtacattcaaaaattaaaaacatatagACCAATGAGTCCTATTGAAGAGATAAAAGGAAGCTATTTCCTATTTGTGTCCCTATTTATGATCCATCTGAAGGAATTTCAGAAATATACCCTGATgctcaaaaaaagaattaagcGTTTGGGGAAGGTCTTTTTTCTTAAACTGGACCAGGCCTGCCCATATTCCTAAAGCATGGAATGCTTGTGCTGTCACTAAGTTTTAGCATAGAGGTTTCTAACTTGAAAATCAGAAGAGACCATAGCGAAGGTCTATTCCAACCCGCTCATTGTAAGAATGAGGGAAATGGGGCACAGGGATATAAtggaattttcccaggatcatgCAGGGAGAACTCTTTTCAGTATGCCTTGAATTCTGACCCCACTATGACTTATTTTAGTTACTCAGCAgtccactggggaaaaaaaagcaattagtACTGACTCCATGGAAGATAGATCTATTCCCTTCTCTGTGGCTCTAAAAATGACACATTCTACTTAGATTGTCAGTTCACCCTGTCATCTTGCCCTGTCCTCAGAGTCCCATGTTTAGTAAGTAGCACTGGATCACAGAAGGAATATGGGGAGGTACTGCACTGGCAGAATGTGGTAAGTCAACATCTCTGGTTTATTCTTCCATGTAATTTGGGGAAGAATGatttcaaaagaataattttagaaCATCATTTCCGAAGGGTCTCAAACCATGACCATTTCACTTCTGTCTCAACTATCTCTCCAAACCTTTCTGCCTCCTCCTCTGTCATCTAGTGTGCCcagttcccttccttcccccaactcCCACTCTagttccccttctttcttttctcctccctccctctctagcTTTCCAGTGTAAAGAATATATTGTGtaaggaataaagaaaataaaaatcacaaaccAAATGTCATAAATGGATCAGTAGTCACACTCCTCTGGTTGGACATACGTCGACGAATGTCTGGATTTTGATCCAATAATGTCATTGTGGCTTGTTGCCATGGACACGGCCACTGTAATTGTTCATCGTTGGCTCCAGAGATCAGGGAGAAATATATTCCTATATTAGTCTGACTACTTATATCTAACTGAACCTGAAAGGCATAGCCTGTGGGAGAGTAAAATGGAGGGCTAAAGAGGGGTCCTGATAAGTTACTGAAATTGCTTATCTTCCAGATATGATGAGGACAGTGTGTTTCTGAAAGATTAATGTCATCAATAGAGAGGCCACCAGCTGATGTGCCAGGACCCCGAGTCCCTTCAAATACTACCCTAAATTTGTTGGTCACTGTCAGTGTCACATAATAGAGTTCCCAGGTCCCTGTGGGTGCATctgaaatagaagagaaatgtTAGTTTTTCAAAGTTAGATCATTACTGAGTTATATACTAATGAGCAAGAATAGTTCATAACCTCCATGGCAAAATGGTGGTCCATAAGTCAATAAAGTACTATATCATAGTTCCATCCACCCTCCATTCCAAACATTTTACTTCCAGATACTGACGTCACTTCTTCAGAAACCCATGAAATAGCCATTCCATTTTAAAGTTACAGAACTGAACAAGCAACCATATCCATCTATTAAGTTCTATCTCCATCCTGCTCCTGAGAatgtaaaaatgaatactaatcatagctagaatttatatagcactttaaaatttgcaaagcaccttacaaataattcatttgatcctcacaacagcactTGAAGGTAGCTGCAAGGATTGTCTCTGACCCACCACATGTGATGGAGGGCTATAATAAGGACTGGCAGGGAGGAACGGGGCAGCCACCTGGCTAGACACCCTCAGTCCACTGGCTACAGTGAAAAATTTCCCCCAGGGCAGGCTGGCTCAACAGGTTAGCTCAACCAGTTGAATCCAATTTACCagcaaaggattgagaaaagagaagattcaacctcagggcagaaaagctcaaacACTCTGGTTCAGTAAATGAACAGAAGGGAAAGTTTATATAATCCATTgagcagaagaagaaaaaagtaagtaaaatgagtaaacaggagagattaaaaaacaaaacaaaacaaaaaagctacAATGGAAAGCTTCTTTGGGGGTGAGTTCCAAAGAACAGAACCTGTGGATGAGGATGAGATCCAGAAAATATCAAGCAAAGCCtcggggggaaaaaaaaaaacagagaactgGATGCAGGcaatagagcaggggtcggcaaactttttggccatgagagccacattttttaaaatgtaatttcgtgagagccatacagtgctcacagtgtgcacacctgtaacagcgcctgaaaaaaaattgactttatggctcctacagaaagaaccatatctggccctcaaaagagccagatatagctcgagagccatacgttgccaacccctgctatagaggaactcaaaaaggaatttaaaaatcaaataagactggttgaagaaaaatggcaaaaggaaaatagtaatcTGAAAAGCAGAATAGGTCATCcagaaacagaggcacaggcactgaaagccagaattgacatgctggaaaatgatgcaaaaaaactGGAAGAGAAGGATGACTTGAAAGGAGGAATGgactaaaaggaaaaggagaatcaaaagatgtggaagaaattcaatctttaaaaattagaattgggccaTTAGAATCTAATGACCTCATGAGACACCAAGAcataataaatcaaaatcaaaagaatgaaaaaatttaagattTGAGACACCTCATTGAGAAAAAAGGCCTCCTAGAAGTCCTTGAGGAGTCAAGAAGTGAACTGAGAAATTTGTGCCAGTGAAGCAGTAAACAGAAATGACCAAAGTAGAAAGGGGACAAGTAgtaaacacagtggatagaagtcaagaagacttgggttcaaatatgaccttggatacttcctagctatgtgagatcctgagcaagtcacttaacattaattgcctagcccatgccaCTCTTTCGTCTTGGAATCTgtacttagtatggattccaaaacagaagataagagatttttttaaaaataaatatatataatacggAGAAGGAAGAGGCATCATGGTATTGTGAATacagagccaggcttagagtcaagaagacctcgtTTCAATCCTTGTCTCAAACACATACTGATTATGTAGTACTGGGTAGTCCTTTAACCTTCCAGTGTGTCCCTGGCAACCCTCTAAGAAATTCAGTGCAGTGCCTGATCTGGCTTGGTGAAAGAGGGGAAGATTTCCTTAATCAGAAGTCCCATATGAACAGCTAAACCCCAGGTCcagaccaaaataaaataaagcagcaCAACTGGCACTTGATTAGGAAGACAGATTCTCTTCCACTATAGAAAATTACTACCAAAGGGAACTCTAGACTAGACTGAAAGGGTTTCCAGAGTCCATCACGTTTCAGAGATCCTAAATTCTAAATTATTCCAGAGGCAACAATATGAGCTTTAACCTCAAGTCCTCCAAGTAGAAATTCCAGAAAGGCTCCTTTGGCCTGTTGATAATAGCAAGATCTGTAGGTcaagtcccttttttttttttaaataaaaaatgattgtCTGGCATTGGAACAGGTGTTTACTAACAAAAGCTaagcaaggaaaagagaaggcaaaataaaaaattaaagtccCAAACCAGATAAAcgttaaggtctcttctagctgaGAATCCCATGTACATCACAAACCATTGGAAAACCAAAAGTACAGTGTTATAAAAGAGGAAAGACTCTGGTATGTTGTAGGAAAGGAAGCAAAGAGCTACCGAAGATCTCAGATCAAAGTCAAGCTTAATTATCTGAGATTGAAATCTCATACCTTTCACTTCATGCACCAAAGAAAGAAAGCCATTAACATTGACTGAGGTATACTCCCTGACATAGATCTTGAGCTGATCGTCTTTGTTTCCACTGTTGTAGTAATAAAACTGCAAGCACTGAAACCCTCTCTTGGGATACAATATTCGACTTTCCAGGAGAGCCTTTCCCCCAACATTCACAGAGTTACTGTTGAAGTGCATGAAGAAACCAGATCCtagaagagaataaagaagaatTTAGAGACTTGAAGACACTGGTTTTAGAAGGAAAATTTCACAAGGTATCACTATTAATACATTAAGCCATcataagttcaatttttttttttgcttacaaCCTAAGCAACAATCAGGACTTAGAAAAGTATCTTATTGATTTAATGCTAAATGAAATATTAGTCAGTCACATGTGGGGGGAAGTTCAGTCCCAcagcagtggcagcagcagcagctgaggaagatagcctcagggaaaaaatgctctaaaacatACTATACAAAAAACACCACAGATCTACCTGTCCTCACTCAGGCCTCTGGCAGAGAAGGGAAGATAGTCCCAAGGCATAGCCCTGTGAGACAGAAACCAAGatagcaatgaccaccaacatgcaggaattCCAATCCTCCAGCAGGAAAAGGAgtaaacaatagcaaaaaaagctcttgaccctggaaaatttctgtcaagaaaaagagcaaaatacagaagtaaTGGAAGAGAGTAAGAAACAAGCAAGCACATGcaaactctcaaaaaaaaatggaaattggtcacaagctctggaggaactcaaaaaggagttcaagaaccaagtaagaaagatagaaggaaaaaatgagaagaaaagtgggggaaaaaatgaaagtaatacaaaaagaaaataacagcttaaaagacaaaattgcccaaatggaaaaagaggtacatgaaataataagcaaattggggacagaattgacctgctggaagccatgaaaagcaggatgggccaaactgaaaaggaaaatcaaaagatcatagctgaaaatcagtttttaaagactagaattgggcaagtagaagttcGTGgtctcatgagacagcaagaaataatgaagcaaaatcaaaagaataaaaagagaaggaaacatgaaatatctctttgaaaagaaaaatgtagctGATGAAGGATATGGACCTTTATGATTTATTTCTTCATGTAGAGTGAaatgcctgcctcagtttcccttctgaCCTATACAATCTTAAGAGGTCCAAATTGCAtgaatcatttccttttctgatcttcagttttctcattgtaaAAATCCTCAGATTTGCAAAACTGTAAAGGATGTACTAGATGTTTCCAAAGTTCCTTTCTGCTTGCATATTCTgactataattttaattatttaacctTCATAGGACTAGTCAGAAGGGGCTATTTGCTTCTTTACCAGTTACATATGGATTTCTCCATTAGTTTTTGTTCAGCCCTTCTTATGTTCAAAATTAATACTGACGTGTTAAAAATATGGACCCTGCCCTCTACGAATTTACATCTTGTAGAAGAGATAATACAGCAATTAAAGGGAAAAATCTTATCAAATTATCTCTGATTAGAAGCAATAATCTCAAgcataaggaaaaaggaaaaaaaacccctaaGTTCAGATAGTTGCTTCAACCTGCCCCACTCTTCCCTAAACTTCCTATTTCCCTATCCTCTCCACACAAGAGGAATCTGCCCTTTTGCTTATCATATTCTCCCCAGTCACCCAATAATAATTCTCTGGAATTAAGAATGAGAACTCCAAAGGCTTAGATTGCAATTTATGAAGAGCTAATTATTTATGACTTTCCAGTGGAAGGAACATTGTCTCAGCAACTAGAGAACAtagattcaaatctcaactctgacaCTACCCCTATTGACATTGCACAAATCATTGGTCTCCCCTGCACCACAGtatactcaactgtaaaatggagttgaaCAAGATGGTATGGTTCTGGGACCCCTTTTAGCTCTGGAGTTCTGTCTCTCTTAGTGTTCTGACCAACCATTTGAACTAGTGTAACAACCCTAAGTTTTACTTTCAGGTTTTACATATTTGTTACCAGAAACAGACCATCAAAAATTTGAGATTAGCCATGTGGTGTTTTGTTTTAAGATTACTTTAGTCCAAACCAAACTGCAAAGAAAAGCATGAAGTAAAAAACTGAGATGTCTTTTGCCAAGGTTTTTCACTTACTTTGATCCCCTCAATCAGATCTTTCAAAGAAAAAGTTATAtactttaatctctctctctctctctctctctctctctctctctctctggcgcacacacacacacacacacacacacacacacacacacacacacacaaattatttAGGATATCTCTCTTCAGGTTCAAATAAGCCTGGTATCTGaactataaattttaaaaagctagaaagacctctGAGTGCATCatatccaactctcattttacaaataaggaaattcagCTCCAAGAGTTCAAGTGACTTATAAATAGTAAAATCACAGgtagatttgaatgcagaacctTGTAGTGCCAGGGCCACTGTTCTTTCAACCCAACCACAATCCAAATTCAGTGGAATGTTGTAGATACAGAAGGATATAAGGGAGAAGACCTTAATTTACCCTAGTAATAAGTCAAATTCCCAAACTGTTCTTAGTATGAATTTAAAACTAGATAATAAGTCTAATAAGATGGACAAAACTTTGAAATAAGACTCCATGTTTCCTTTCGACAACATTCAGCCTCTTCCTTTAGAGAAGATAAACTTCCTGatctgggaatcaggaagacctgagttcctaTCAGGTCTCAGGCACTATATATCAGTATGACTCTGAGCCCCAAACTCTGTAAACTTTGTAAATGATGAGGCTGAACCAAATACCCTCTCATGTACTTTGCAGTTCTAATTTTATGATCATATATCTGATTCCATGATTAGGCTGATAAAGGAAAATGCCAAGAGTGCTGCTGAAGAAAGCAGGGCAAGAACCATTTGGACACACCCATAGTAGTTACCTTTGCACTGGCCCATGTTTGAGTGATCAGTATCTGGACCACCAAGGACCTGTGAAACCCTCTGCCAGTCAGCATTATCTTCTGAATTTTGAATCATGCCACACACATTTTCCAGTTCAAAATCACATGAGTCCATAAAGGTTAAGGAAGAAGCTATAGAAGGCAAAAATCATTGAGTGACTCTCTAATTAAGGGTGAATTCTTATTCTAGTTTTAGTTCACTATCCAATCAAATTTAGGAAGAAGAAAGGCATTGAGAGGGTAAAACACCCCAGCAAGTATTGGGCTTTGAGTGCCCGGAGCAGCTCTGATTAATGTTAACTCATATAGTCAAAATAGAAAGGAGTACCATAGCTAGGCAGAGCTGCCCTAACgtgaagatattttttaaagcatgggTTGAATTGGGGCATACTTCTTTTATCCTCAAATTACTGAGAATAGCCCAGCTTCTTTCATCCCTCCTCTTTAgaaatctattcattttattgtTATCCAGTAAGTACTGTCTGAAATCCTTTCTGAAAATAGCTTTTGATGTATCAAATGGATATTCCTGGCCCTGTAGTAGTCCTTCAGAAACCCGTGTGATAGAAATCGATGCCAAATTTACATTCACAAGGACATGTATAAATCCATATCCCACAAAGGAGACGACCTGTTTATAAGATTACAATTACATCTACATTGTAGCTACATAGTGTTTAAGGGAGTCAGTGTGGTGGCTTTAGAGAGTTAGTTTGGGAATCAGGAGAATCTGTGCTCAAAGTCCTGCTTCTATCAGTCAGTAGGTCAAGTGGCACTGATTGCTATTAAGCACTTCctagatgccaggcactgtgctaagagctagaaAGGATAGGGGAAAGCAATCCTTGATCTCACATCTAATGGGAATCACTCTAGGCaaaatcatttagcttctctaTACCCAAGACAGCAGTCTAGGACTATAAATTATAGACTCTGAACTTCACTGACAGAGAGTCCTTTCTCATTGGGAAGGCATTCTCTCTGCCAATGAGATCTCATTCTAGTAATATTGATTCAATTATAAGTCACGATTAAGTGCTTATTTGTAATTTACAGTCTTTCTCACAATAAACCTTTGGGGTTGCTAAATCAAAtattacctttattttacaggggaggaaagtGATGTAAGTGACTTCTCAAGgtgacatagctaataaatatcataGACAGCACTTGTTTCTTAGTTTTCTGATTTTCAAGCCCACTACCCCAACCTACCTATGCAGATTTAATTCTAATTGTTCTTCCCCCAGTTTTCATTATGACTAAACTTTTCTTAATTACAAGAACCAAACAGACTGAAACTTTTCCCCACTAAGATGGAGGACATCGCCATGGTTCCCTAGAGACCAGGATACTTACAGCAGTTGTAGAGTCGATTCAATTTTTCAAGGTCATAATCACTGAAATCCATTCGTTGCCCGATCACATCCAAAAAATCAGGGATTCTGGTCACGATTGTTGGTTCTGTTCCATTTTGGAAGGCAGTTTTGCTATAGTGCATCACAGATGTGTAGTCATAAGGAACATTCAGAGAGTCTGATACCTTATCATCATAAGTATTAAAATTGTGCTCTttccctaaaataataaaaaataaaataaactatgtaAATAACATAAAATGTTTAAAGCTTTCATAGGTTATCCTCTAGCAAATGCAAGGCAtctgtgaaaaatattttcttacacaGTTCAGTTTGGCTCATGTTTCTGATTTCATCAATATGAGATGCCaccaatgaggaaactctttCCCATCAATGTAGCCCAACAACATAGGTGTAATTTTTGGCCTTAGAGAATTACTTGGGTGCACTGAGAAACTCAATGACTAACCCCTCAAACACAAAGCTAATCTTGAGTCTTCTGGACTCACAGGACCACCTACTATATTGAGTGCTATTATTTGCTTGACTATTTGTTACCAAGTTAGGGATTTGATTGGAGTTCCTCAAAGGCTTTCTTTACTTTTctagcacttatcacagtgcctggcacataacagatgATTAAGAAATGCTTAATGATTGACTGAAGTATTGCAGAGGTAAAAGTTGTGAGGAAGTATTGAGAATGATgccaaaaataaagaacaaagaaaagaacatcACAGAAGAGAGCAGGGGGATATTCAGAAAGGGATACAAACAGGAAGAGCAGTTGTGCTTTATTATAATTGCAGAGTACTTTTCAATACATTAGATCATTTGATCCCAAATAGCCCAATGGTAtacttaatataatatatatgcccATTTCATGAATGAGGAGACTaaaattcaataaagttaaatgactgtcagacactaaatgataactctagtccaactatcaataatatggaattagtaaatgatacatgtaaaacccagtggaattgtgtgttggctaaggggggtaaggggagtttgggggagagggaaagaacatgaaacatgtaactatgggaaaatattcaaaattaaaattaaagaaacttgaaaaaataataataataaatgactgTCAGAGATCACAGAAttagagagttggaagggatctcagtgaccatctagttcaactcattGAAGATCATTTAGCCATAAAGCAGAGGAGTTGATTGGTAGAGATAGTagagagccaagatggtggaaaagATACAGAGACCCATCTGATTTCTAtcaattaccctccaaaaagcaatgatataatgcttcgaaacaaattctggagcaataTAACTcacaaaaagacaaggtgaagAAATTCTTCAGCCAAAAACAATTTAGAATGCTAGCACAAGGAATCTAGAGTACTAGGATGGAGGTGGGGCTTAGCATGTCAGGGCAGGTCCCACCAAGGCAACAGGGCTTAGGCACAACTAAAGCAGCAGTAGAGActtccagaactctcagccacagatgataAGTAAGAGGGaatcagacaactgctcagaagattATATGGGTCCCTTTGATGACTCTGAATGGAAGACTCTTGTCACATTGTTCATACTCAGAAACAGGTCTCAGTCTTGAGGCATAGTCACAGGGTGAGAAGGTGCACCAGCAGACACCAGCATTTGCAGTCACAGGTGAGTACAAGACCCTGATCACAGTTTCAAGGGGTAAAAGAATGCTTGGGGTTACTCAAAAACTTAGAGCACAGGCCAGGAAAGTACTAAACAAacttctccttacatcatactaCCTTGGAGGAATTGAAAGCAGAAAGATCCCCAGTGCCAGCTCTGGGAACCTGAAGTTTAGAACTGTATTCCCTTTACCACAGCtccagagcccaactttaacagttttttaaactaaaagaaaagaaaaaggtaggaaaatgagcaaacgaaaagaaaaagaaactcaacatagaaagttattttggtgacagggtacACTCatactcagaagaaaacaacaaagtcagtattgctgcatccaaagcactcaagaaaaatattaattacacacaagcccaaaaagaattaatggaggagctcaaaaaaggatttaaaaatcaaataagagaggcagaagaaaaattggcaaaagaaatgaaagtgacatgggaaaatcatgaaaaaaaatcagcaacttGGAAAAAGAGGcttaaaaaattctgaagaaattaatatcttaaaaatcagaataggcCAATTGTTAAAGGAGATGCAAAAATCCAAAGAATAGCAggattctttaaaaagaagaattggtcaattggaaaatgatatacaaaaatacactgaaaagaaaaaattcttgaaaGCTAGAATTGGCCCTTttgaaaaagaggtacaaaaattcactgaggaaaagaacttcttacaaagtagaactgaccaaatgaaaaaggaggtacaaaagctcactcaagaaaaacatgccttaaaaattagaattgggaaagtagaagttaatgactccatgagacagcAGGAGAGaatcaaagttaaaagaatgaaaaaaatgggaaaaaatgttgaacatctcattggaaaaacaactgacttaaaACATAAATACAGGAataataatctaagaattattgaactacctgaaaaccatgatcaaaaaaagagcttaagcatcatctttcaaaaaatcaaggaaaactgctctgaaattctagaaccagagtacaaaacagaaattgaaagaatataccaatcacctcctgaaacaGATCCTAAAAGAACAACTcaaaggaatattatagccaaattccagaactcccaggtcaaggagaaaatattgcaagtagccaaaaagaaataattcaaatatcaaggagccacagtcaggataacacaagacttagcaacttCTACACTAAAGGATCAAAGGGCCTGGAATATATTCCAGAGAGTAaaagagctaggacttcaaccaaaaatcagttacccagcaaaactgaacataagccttcaggggaaaaaataggtATTCAATGAAGTAacagactttcaaacattcctaataaaaagaccagagctgaatagaaaatttgactctcaaatatagGACTCAAGAGgtttataaaaaagtaaacaggaaagaaaaatcaaaagacattcaataaaattaaacagTGTACTTCCCCGCATGGGGAAATGATTCTTGTAATGCCAAAGAACTTTGGGTATTATTATTAGGttagttagaaggagtatacatagaaagagggTGAGAATGTGAGATGAATATGATAGGACaccagagaaagagaatattacaaaatgtaaaatgaataattttgattacattaaattaaaaagattttgtacaaacaaaaccaatgcaatcaaaattagaagggaagcaataaattgggaaaaaaaatctttataacaaaaacctttcaCAAGGGTCTAATTCATCAGATTTCcagggagctaaatcaattgtacaaaaaaatcaagtcatctctcagttgataaatgggcaagggatatgaataggcagttttcaaataaagaaatcaaaactatctataagcacataaaaaagtgttctaaatctcttataattaaagaaatgcaaatcaaaacaactctgaggtaccacctcacacctagcagattggctaatatgacagcaaaggaaagtaataaatgttggaggggatgtggaaaaattggggcattgctggtggagctgtaaattgatccaaccattctggatggcaatctggaactatactcaaagggctttaaaagactgcctgccctttgatccacttctgggtttgtaccccatagagatcataggggaaaatatgtgtacaaaaatatttatagccaccctctttgtggcagtataaaattggaatttgggagatgccatctaaaagtatataaattttctatggacacgtgggaactatcaaactacatttcccgtggtccaacaggtttctggttccggttctttgggcatggggacgccagttttaaatagggggaagtgactttgaacttcctttttagctacctgggcgtgaggaggtaacaataatggctggggcggcagtttgaattcttacagcgcgtggtctaatgactttatccctatcagcatggctttaattaaaatactaatttctattattatatcagtctttattatttttaatagtaacagtaggaaaaaaaatgaaaaatgaggagatgcccttcagttggggaatggctgaacaaattgtggtatctgttgatgatggaatactattgtgctaaaaggaataaagaactggaggaattccatgtgaactgaaacgacttccaggaattaatgcagagtgaaaggagcagaaccaggagaacatttgtacacagagactgatacactgtggttcaatcaaacataatggacttctctactagcagcaatgcaagaatccagagcaaggctgagggacttatgagaagg encodes:
- the MEP1B gene encoding meprin A subunit beta, whose product is MDSWCLSWLLLGEVLLVVSGLSIPGAFVTDVDGGKEKDIFDINEALGQDLFEGDIYLDGRDRNSIIGDEYRWPHIIPYVLEDSLEINAKGVILNAFERYRLKTCIDFKPWEGEDNYISVFKGNGCYSSVGNRHVGKQALSIGANCDRIATVQHEFLHALGFWHEQSRSDRDDYVIIMKDRIQEGKEHNFNTYDDKVSDSLNVPYDYTSVMHYSKTAFQNGTEPTIVTRIPDFLDVIGQRMDFSDYDLEKLNRLYNCSSSLTFMDSCDFELENVCGMIQNSEDNADWQRVSQVLGGPDTDHSNMGQCKGSGFFMHFNSNSVNVGGKALLESRILYPKRGFQCLQFYYYNSGNKDDQLKIYVREYTSVNVNGFLSLVHEVKDAPTGTWELYYVTLTVTNKFRVVFEGTRGPGTSAGGLSIDDINLSETHCPHHIWKISNFSNLSGPLFSPPFYSPTGYAFQVQLDISSQTNIGIYFSLISGANDEQLQWPCPWQQATMTLLDQNPDIRRRMSNQRSVTTDPFMTFDNGNFYWDKPSKVGVPATFPNGTAYYRGPDYGTSVYITHQRMQSRDFIKGDNVYLLLTVEGMSIQDSSPEENVTVVVAFSSNVDVFASM